Part of the Halalkalibacter krulwichiae genome is shown below.
AAATACGGCCTGTACACCGAAAACATTATGTGAGATGACCGTGTATGCAACCAACATATTGTATAGACCAAAAAAGGCAATCTGTAACCAAAATAATGTTCGGGCCTTATGAGTTTTATCATTAAGTTGAGCTTTTCGGACAACTTTCTGAACGCCATAAAACATTAAAACCCCAAGCAAACCAATAAAGTATAATTCAGATTCCATTGTGAAATAGTCACCATATTTTTTCACTAAAATTTGTTCCTTATGTAAGGTAGGAAGAACATAGACAAAAACATAAGAAACTGCTAGCCCTCCAGAAAAGGAAAACCATTTTAAGCGATGAATTCGATTTGAAGGAATCAATTCATTTGCGAATAAATGAATGAATATAAAGACTCCCCCATGATAAAAACATCAATAGACATATGTGTGGCTCCTTCAACATTAATTACGCTTAGATTATCCAACTTGTAAAAGAAGCACTCATTAGATCATTTCCGTTGTGAAGAATGATTGTCGGCAAATAATTAAGAAAGAATCACTTTATTTTAGTCGTACAGACACGACCAAGCCCAAGTTGACATAAGGATGAAGTAACGACATTTGGGGGTGATTTCGTGTCAGCTTTAATTGCAGCTATTTCTTATTTATTTAAAGAAGTAATTGTTTTTGTATCCTACGTTAAGAATAACGCCTTCCCACAGCCACTCAAAAAAGATGAAGAAAGAAAATACTTAAAACTGATGCAAGAAGGCGATGAAAAAGCACGTGACCTTCTAATTGAACATAACCTAAGGCTAGTTGCTCATATCGTAAAGAAGTTTGAAAATACGAGGGAAGATACAGAAGATCTTATCTCAATAGGTACAATTGGCTTAATTAAGGCGATTGAGAGTTATTCTGATGGAAAAGGGACAAAGCTAGCAACCTATGCAGCTCGGTGCATTGAAAATGAAATTCTCATGCACCTTAGAGCATTAAAAAAGGTTAAGAAGGATGTTTCCTTACATGACCCAATTGGAACGGATAAAGAAGGAAATGAGATTACTTTAATTGATGTGCTGCAAGAAGAAGGCGAAGATATTGTAGATGTAATACAAACGAATATGGAGAAAACACAGATATACAAATTTATTCATGTGTTGGATGATAGGGAAAAAGAAGTGATTGTAGGACGATTCGGGTTAAATTTAGAAGAAGAGCGAACCCAGCGGGAGATTGCAAAAGAGCTTGGAATATCGAGAAGTTATGTTTCAAGAATTGAGAAAAGGGCGTTAATGAAGCTATTTCATGAATTTTATAAGCAGAGTCAAGGGAAAGGTTAGTAAGATTCGGGCATCTTTTGAATGTTAAACAGGGGATGCCTGTATATCCTGAGATAATAAAAAGTAAAATAAGGTTGCTAAAATAAACATTCCAACATAACTTACTAATTGAAATGTAAATGATTTAAAAAGGGAGAAGAAGAGCTTCAGTATGACTAGCTACTTCTTCTCTTAGTTTATAAGTAATGAAGCAGAGAGGTAGCAATGGAAAAATAAACAAATAAACCAATAAAGTCATTGATCGTTGTGATAAAAGGTCCAGATGCGACAGCTGGATCGATCTTGAACTTATTAATTACTAAAGGGATGATTGTACCAGATAAGGTTGAGAAAAGGATTGTTACAAAAAGTGATACACCAATGGTAAAACCGAGGATTGGACTACCGTTTGGAATAAGCATTCCAATACCTGA
Proteins encoded:
- the sigK gene encoding RNA polymerase sporulation sigma factor SigK; translated protein: MSALIAAISYLFKEVIVFVSYVKNNAFPQPLKKDEERKYLKLMQEGDEKARDLLIEHNLRLVAHIVKKFENTREDTEDLISIGTIGLIKAIESYSDGKGTKLATYAARCIENEILMHLRALKKVKKDVSLHDPIGTDKEGNEITLIDVLQEEGEDIVDVIQTNMEKTQIYKFIHVLDDREKEVIVGRFGLNLEEERTQREIAKELGISRSYVSRIEKRALMKLFHEFYKQSQGKG